A window of the Streptomyces sp. NBC_00454 genome harbors these coding sequences:
- a CDS encoding enoyl-CoA hydratase/isomerase family protein, whose translation MTSSDEVLHRTDNGVSWITLNRPEAMNAVTWDQRERVIALLAEASADPAVRAVVITATGKGFCAGADLRGAPATAERVAGDVARMIRLGAQRLITAVLDCEKPVIAAVNGTAAGIGAHLALACDLVIAAEPARFIEVFVRRGLVPDGGGAYLLPRLVGPQKAKELMFFGDAVPAAEAERLGLVNKVVAAEALEDTAREWAERLAQGPTRAIAMTKQLVNASLDGDRATALAAEATAQEINMTTADANEGVASFVERRTPKYLGR comes from the coding sequence ATGACCTCCAGCGACGAAGTCCTCCACCGGACGGACAACGGCGTCTCCTGGATCACCCTCAACCGCCCCGAGGCGATGAACGCCGTCACCTGGGACCAGCGCGAGCGCGTCATCGCCCTGCTCGCAGAGGCCTCCGCCGACCCCGCCGTGCGGGCGGTCGTCATCACCGCCACCGGCAAGGGGTTCTGCGCCGGCGCCGACCTCCGCGGGGCACCGGCCACGGCCGAGCGGGTCGCCGGCGACGTGGCCCGCATGATCCGGCTCGGCGCGCAGCGCCTGATCACCGCCGTGCTCGACTGCGAGAAGCCGGTCATCGCCGCCGTCAACGGCACGGCCGCCGGGATCGGCGCGCACCTCGCGCTGGCCTGCGATCTGGTCATCGCCGCCGAACCGGCCCGTTTCATCGAGGTGTTCGTGCGCCGGGGGCTGGTCCCGGACGGCGGCGGCGCGTACCTGCTGCCGCGCCTGGTCGGTCCGCAGAAGGCGAAGGAGCTGATGTTCTTCGGCGACGCCGTCCCCGCGGCGGAGGCCGAACGCCTGGGCCTGGTCAACAAGGTGGTGGCGGCGGAGGCCTTGGAGGACACCGCCCGGGAGTGGGCCGAGCGCCTCGCGCAGGGCCCGACCCGGGCCATCGCCATGACGAAGCAGCTGGTCAACGCCTCCCTGGACGGCGACCGGGCGACCGCGCTCGCCGCCGAGGCCACCGCCCAGGAGATCAACATGACCACGGCCGACGCGAACGAGGGTGTCGCGAGCTTCGTGGAGCGCCGCACCCCCAAGTACCTGGGGCGCTGA